The DNA segment ATATGGACCATATGATCATCATTATCCTCGAAATCAGCATAACGCGATTTAATTTATCGTGGCATGGGAGGGGACCAGAGACATAACTCTGCAACAAAATAGAACCAGTTTTCGACATACCAAGCACATGTAATGGCGCATATGCCCCTTAGGTGACAGTCTGGTCAAAATGAAAAGTGTTATCACTGGTGAGATTATTTTTCTCTGAAGTTTTGATCACAAATTGACAATTGGCAGCAAAACTACGAAGCGTGCAGTTCGGGTCTAATAATTTTGTccgaacattttttttaatgttgtcACCATATCGACAATAACAATTTAAAGATGTTCTACTTACTCATATATATAAACTTTGAGTGAAGAGAAAGTTTACGAATCATTTTTTGTGTTTGAGTTTAAAAAGATTACTACATATGTGATTAGTTTGAAATTTTGATTAATGGTGAAATTATGAAACACACCTACCCACCAACTTGGTTGATGATTGTTCCATGGAAGCCAATGCATGAGTTACAAGTTTCAACTGTATTAACCGCGTTGGACAACCTTTGACCACAAGCAAGTTTCGATTTCAACCGAAAACTATTAGACGTGCACAAAACAACAAAACCACCCATCAAATCTTTTTTTTGCCCACTCACCGTCAAAACAAACCTCTCTCTACAACTTTTTTCGAATcgaaaaaataaatagtaagtTTGATTAGCTATTTACGTATCAagacattaaattaattatttcttttcaCTTTAACTATacattcataaataaataaataaataaatgtaaatgcAGGCAAAAATATAGGTCAATCTAGAGTGGGGAAATGGTGAGTGTAGAGATAACGAAAATGAGATTTGAAAGCAGACCACACCACATGAAGGGTGGTCATGGACATGGACATGCACACGATGGTGGGGTAATCCTAAGGAAGGAGCTACATCTATATATGGTCCACCACCACCCTAGCTATGCATATTTTTACAAATCCTTTAGAAATAtcgaaatatatatatatatatatgtaagacgcataaaaaaaatggttaataGTTGATGTTTATGTCTGACGTACCTTGAGTTGTGCCAGTGCTAGAGGAGTCTCCGTGAGGAACTTGACGGCAAGAGTCATTATGGTGGAGGTGGTTTCATAACCGGCGACGAGCAAAGCCAACATAAAATCCACTATTTCCTCGTCGGAGAAGTGGTTGCCGGAGGCCAACAATGCCCCTAGCATGTCATTTTTTTTCTCCTCCTTTAcgctttcttttcttctctcccTCACTATCAACGTTAATGCCTCTGCCACCTTCGTCCTAGCCTACACCGTTATACATTTCATCAGAAAAATCTTTATAATTTATTACTATATCTTatcttatttaaatatatgagaCAAATTAAAGAGCATGCACCTTGATGGCTCTGCGGTAGGTGGTTGAAAAGAGAGGCAATGGTAGAGTGAAAAATCCTTCGATCACAAGAACATACTCTTTCCTTAGAGTCTCACTCCATTCACCTGGATCAAAGCTCATCAACTGCTTCACTGTCAACTCAAACGTTATCTGCAAGTAATCCAACACAGctaatcaatttatttattttttaatatttttaaaaataattatccaCATACATGTGCCCCCATACATAATAAAaccattaaatataatattcaataataaCATGTCACATGAACAACAAAATCATACATGTGCATGCTAACCTATAGTTTATACAGGGAATGATTAATATTCTTCTGCATCCGTAAACCCATTGTAGTTAAAGTGGGGCCTTGTACGCACGGAATAGGACACATTATACCAAACCATGGAATCTGAGTCACCAACTCCAGTTCCATTTCCATCACGTAAATCACACTCACATGCTAAACATCCACCCACGAACTATTAACTAATCAAACTTTTCAGAACCAATCaaccaaaaaaataaacaatggAATAAAATACAAGTTAGAACCAAAAGGGAAAAGTAGACAGACAACAACGCCCCTGATGAACTTTGAACTGaataaacaaaacaaagaaaatccAGATAAACATTATGCGGTGCAAACACCTGGTCCACCACTTCCCCGATATCATTCACGATCATATGATGGTGGCAAGTGAGCTCCACTCCAACGATTCGCAGCCTGCTTGACTCGGTTACTCGGTTTTGGGAAAGCTAAATCTAATTCATTTCCTCTTACatgtgaaaatattttagttatcgACACCGTCGTATCGATATCAGCATTTGGAAACAAATAGAATTCTTATTTGAACTATAAAACTCTTACAATCGATAACATTTTCCCAGCTCAAACTCTACTGTTTGAACCGAAACAATCTCGTACCAGTTGATTGAAGTCActgagaaaaaaatgaaaacagcGATAACAAGCTAACCTTTTTGGCTTCTTCCATGAGAAAAACCCGGTCGGACCAGGAATCGAGATTGAGCCGGATGAGGCGGTCTATGTCAACGAGCAAATGATCCTTGATGATGGAAGAGTTGGCGAAACTCATGGTGAGGGAGTGCATTCTCTTGTGGAGAGAGCCCTTCATGAGAAGGAGAGAGTGTTTTCCGAGGAGGTTGGATATGGAACCGGGGTAGCTACATTCGAAGAGTTTCCCTTCGTTGAGCAGAATGAAGCGGTTGGTCTCCGGGTCTGCGGAGAAGACGGTGGGTTCGCCGAAGACGTGGGTGGTGAAGATTGGACCGTAGCGGTGGACACGGTGGTCGATGAATGGTTCAGGGTTGTCGGTCTTGTAGGCTGATATGAGCTGCAGGGTCTCACCGGCGAAGGGGAGACCGAGGGTTCCCGGAGGGAGGCGGAGGCGGAGGCGGCGGTAGCGGGATCGACGgtggaggaagaggaagagggcgGAGATGAAGAGAAGGATGAGTAGTGTGATGAAAGATGCCATTGGAGTAATAATATGAGAGTGATGGTactgtgtgtatatatatatatacacacacatatacacagagagagagagagaaagagagagatggTATGGTGTATGGTGAGTGTAGGAGTATTATATTGCGAGTGGTGAAGGTTTGAAGAAAGAAATTGATGGAGGGAGAAGAGGGAGCACACGGGGGTGTCTATGTAATATGTGATATGAGAATCTGAAATGAGTGATCTTTTGGTATCTCAGCAACTTTCTTCTTTCCTCTTCTAATTTTCTACTCATTTTCTGTCAGGATAAGACTTTGCTTTGGGTGGGTACTTTCCCTaacctttctttctttcttcaccAAAAATTAgccatattaaaaatattttctagtgTATCATATCTTTTTATTGTCTTGTTGTGTCGTGAGACCTAGAAAACgattattttgtttctttttatagTTACgtgttttgtctttttttttgtcGTCTGGTCTCACAAGTTAggatggtacctgcagaaggtaTTCCGATGATTAAGTCAATCAGGGTGTCGGCACTCGGTTGTCAGAGTATCGTAGATAATGACATACTTGGTTCTTGAAAtctgtgttatttatattaatttaatgacCTTCGTTGGTGGGTCAGATTAGGAGGTTGATTCATATTTAGGATTGTGCTAAACAACTCTTAATTATAGATTAACTCTGCTGACTTGGTCAATCCATGACTCGTCATCATGGATCGGTCGACACGTGATCTCTTTATCGTGATCAAGTGGTTAGATGATTCGAGTGCTTACCGACTCACTGGATCATCCGGTCGTACCAGTAGaattgtaattttataatatctcaaattcaagaaaataaaaacatcacATTGAACTCTATTTATCctaattaaatatgtttgaaTCAGAAAAGGAATGGATTGGTGTGCATTCCACTTCGAAGATTTGGAGAATACTTTGAAGTTGTTTTTTAAAACATACATGAAGTCAAGTTGGCAATCAAAGGGAATGACACGGTTACTTAGAGAATATTGTGCAATATTTTGTAGAAAAAAGCAACATTTTTTAATAGCTCACCACTTTGCAACACGTTAGATCTATGATGTATATGGTGAGAGTCAAAATTTATGGGCATTTTCTTGGAGACTATGATGCAAGCTGCAAAGTGCAAGCTTCACACGTGCTCCCAAACTATGGAAGGCCTAAAGAGGAGTGTAGCATCTTTTGTTTATGATGCTATAAACCAGTAGCATACTACAGAAAGAGGGAAAAGTATGCACCCACGTAGTGACTTTTCTACTCCTTCCATGGTTTCAAGTGATGTGCATGTGTATGGTTTTGCCCCACAATATAAACAACTAAAAATGGCAAAAAATTCGATGCCCTACATCTAACACATAATCACCATAGTATGTGACGTCTATGCTTATCTAACATGCTGAATTAACGTATTAGCTAGatcctttttcctttttactTTTACAATTTGTGTGAATTGTATAAAATTTgtcttttatataattttttgagTAAATAATTGGTTGAGATACAACAACTATTGATATGTGTCTagtacaataataaaaatgataaagtCTTAACGCAAAAAAATgtattgtttttcaattttgtttgaaTTCCCTTGATTAAGGTAATTTGAACACATTTTTTGcctttaataataattagtatatgtatttattaggaaaaaaattaaccttaatatataattagcctttagaaaatcattaaagaTTTAAGCAGCAAAAGGTTTctttaattacatatt comes from the Phaseolus vulgaris cultivar G19833 chromosome 8, P. vulgaris v2.0, whole genome shotgun sequence genome and includes:
- the LOC137825901 gene encoding 3beta,22alpha-dihydroxysteroid 3-dehydrogenase, translated to MCVYIYIYTQYHHSHIITPMASFITLLILLFISALFLFLHRRSRYRRLRLRLPPGTLGLPFAGETLQLISAYKTDNPEPFIDHRVHRYGPIFTTHVFGEPTVFSADPETNRFILLNEGKLFECSYPGSISNLLGKHSLLLMKGSLHKRMHSLTMSFANSSIIKDHLLVDIDRLIRLNLDSWSDRVFLMEEAKKITFELTVKQLMSFDPGEWSETLRKEYVLVIEGFFTLPLPLFSTTYRRAIKARTKVAEALTLIVRERRKESVKEEKKNDMLGALLASGNHFSDEEIVDFMLALLVAGYETTSTIMTLAVKFLTETPLALAQLKEEHDQIRAKKSHPEEPLEWTDYKSMAFTQCVVNETLRVANIIGGIFRRAMTDINIKGYTIPKGWRVFASFRAVHLNPDHYKDARTFNPWRWQSNSEATSPGNVYTPFGGGPRLCPGYELARVVLSVFLHRIVTRYSWFPAEEDKLVFFPTTRTQKRYPIIVKRREEFRPSKSP